From Sporosarcina sp. Te-1, the proteins below share one genomic window:
- the serS gene encoding serine--tRNA ligase encodes MLDIKVLRANFDEVKAKLTKRGEDLTDLDKFLGLDEKRRELISKVEVLKAERNEVSQKVAEMKRNKENADDVIARMREVGDEIKALDEQLHQVEDDLNYVLMRIPNIPHESVPVGDSEDDNVEIRKWGEVPEFGFEPKPHWEIGTDLNLLDFERAAKVTGSRFVFYRGLGARLERALISFMLDLHVSEHGYEEMLPPYMVNRTSLTGTGQLPKFEEDAFLIEEEDYFLIPTSEVPVTNFYRDEIIDGAQLPIAFTAYSTNFRSEAGSAGRDTRGLIRQHQFNKVELVRFVKPEDSYDELEKLTGHAEKVLQLLGLPYRVLKMCTADLGFTAAKKYDIEVWIPTQGTYREISSCSNFEDFQARRASIRFRREQGAKPEFVHTLNGSGLAVGRTVAALLENYQQEDGSVIVPEVLRPYMGGVEVIK; translated from the coding sequence ATGCTGGACATTAAAGTATTACGCGCCAATTTTGATGAAGTAAAAGCAAAATTGACGAAGCGCGGAGAAGATTTGACGGACCTTGATAAGTTTCTTGGTCTAGATGAAAAACGAAGAGAATTGATTTCAAAAGTGGAAGTACTGAAGGCGGAGCGCAATGAAGTTTCACAAAAAGTGGCGGAAATGAAGCGCAACAAAGAGAACGCCGACGACGTGATCGCACGGATGCGTGAAGTCGGAGATGAAATCAAAGCGCTTGATGAGCAGCTTCATCAAGTGGAAGATGATTTGAATTACGTGTTGATGCGTATTCCGAACATCCCGCATGAAAGTGTTCCTGTCGGTGACAGTGAAGATGATAATGTGGAAATCCGCAAATGGGGAGAGGTTCCTGAATTCGGTTTTGAGCCGAAGCCGCATTGGGAAATCGGGACAGATTTGAATCTGCTTGATTTTGAACGTGCCGCTAAAGTGACAGGAAGCCGTTTCGTGTTCTATCGCGGGCTTGGTGCGCGACTTGAGCGTGCATTGATCAGCTTCATGCTTGATTTGCATGTGAGTGAACATGGCTATGAGGAAATGCTGCCGCCGTATATGGTAAACCGGACAAGTTTAACGGGAACTGGCCAGCTGCCGAAGTTTGAGGAAGATGCTTTCTTAATTGAAGAGGAAGATTATTTCTTGATTCCGACATCTGAAGTGCCAGTAACAAACTTCTACCGTGATGAAATTATCGACGGGGCACAGTTGCCGATCGCTTTTACAGCGTACAGCACAAATTTCCGTTCTGAAGCGGGATCAGCGGGCCGTGATACGCGCGGTTTGATTCGCCAGCATCAGTTCAATAAAGTGGAATTGGTCCGTTTTGTAAAGCCAGAAGATTCTTATGATGAGCTGGAAAAATTAACAGGTCACGCGGAGAAGGTGCTTCAGCTACTTGGCTTGCCGTACCGTGTATTGAAAATGTGTACAGCGGATCTAGGATTCACAGCGGCTAAGAAATACGACATTGAAGTGTGGATTCCGACGCAAGGCACGTACCGCGAGATTTCTTCTTGTTCGAACTTTGAAGATTTCCAAGCACGACGCGCTTCTATCCGATTCCGCCGGGAACAAGGTGCTAAGCCTGAATTCGTTCATACATTAAACGGAAGCGGACTTGCGGTTGGACGTACGGTTGCCGCTCTCTTAGAGAATTATCAGCAGGAAGATGGCTCTGTCATCGTTCCGGAAGTGCTTCGTCCTTACATGGGTGGAGTGGAAGTCATTAAGTAA
- the tadA gene encoding tRNA adenosine(34) deaminase TadA, producing the protein MELHNDQMYMKLAIEEAKKAEAIGEVPIGAVIVHEGVVIARAHNLRETSQNAVTHAELSAIQDACREVGSWRLEETTLYVTLEPCPMCAGAILQSRIPRVVYGARDPKAGCVDSLYHLLNDSRFNHECEVTEGVLVEECGALLTNFFRGLREKKKAAKKAMREVE; encoded by the coding sequence ATGGAATTACACAACGATCAAATGTATATGAAATTAGCGATAGAGGAAGCAAAAAAGGCAGAAGCAATCGGCGAAGTTCCGATTGGTGCTGTCATTGTACATGAGGGAGTTGTCATCGCCCGTGCCCATAATTTACGGGAAACCTCTCAAAATGCCGTCACCCACGCCGAGCTCTCCGCGATTCAGGACGCGTGCCGTGAAGTGGGCAGCTGGCGGCTGGAGGAAACGACGTTGTATGTCACACTGGAACCATGCCCTATGTGTGCGGGCGCTATTTTGCAATCTAGAATCCCTCGGGTCGTTTACGGCGCACGCGATCCAAAAGCGGGTTGTGTCGATTCGTTATACCATTTGCTTAACGACAGCCGATTCAATCATGAATGTGAAGTGACAGAAGGCGTGCTCGTAGAAGAATGCGGGGCGCTGCTAACCAACTTCTTCCGAGGATTGCGGGAAAAGAAAAAGGCAGCAAAAAAGGCCATGCGGGAAGTCGAATGA
- a CDS encoding deoxynucleoside kinase — MSVPFITVEGPIGVGKTTLSKAVADRFQFHQLGEIVNENPFLDKFYENIEEWSFQTEMFFLCNRYKQLSDIQKHFLQHQRPVVADYHIFKNLIFARRTLSPEEYAKYEEIYHILTRDMPVPNVIVYLHASLDTLMKRIALRGRDFERLIEPSYLERLSEDYEHFIADFEKMHPDIPVLRFNGDEIDFVSHEEDLQFILEQVEKTIQKGAVR; from the coding sequence ATGTCAGTACCGTTCATAACGGTGGAAGGGCCGATCGGCGTTGGAAAGACGACGCTTTCGAAAGCGGTTGCGGACAGGTTCCAGTTTCATCAATTAGGTGAGATTGTGAATGAAAATCCGTTTTTAGATAAATTTTATGAGAATATCGAGGAATGGAGTTTCCAGACGGAAATGTTTTTCCTCTGTAATCGATATAAGCAATTAAGTGATATCCAAAAACATTTCTTGCAACACCAACGGCCTGTCGTGGCAGATTATCATATTTTCAAGAATCTCATTTTTGCCCGGCGCACGCTATCGCCAGAAGAGTATGCGAAATATGAAGAAATTTACCATATACTAACGAGGGACATGCCTGTTCCGAATGTCATCGTCTATCTGCATGCTTCACTGGATACGCTGATGAAGCGGATTGCACTGCGAGGCCGTGACTTTGAAAGGCTGATTGAACCATCCTATTTGGAACGACTCTCAGAGGATTACGAACATTTTATTGCGGACTTCGAAAAGATGCATCCGGATATTCCCGTTCTTCGTTTTAATGGGGATGAGATTGATTTTGTCAGTCACGAAGAGGATCTTCAATTCATTTTAGAGCAAGTAGAAAAGACGATACAAAAAGGAGCAGTACGATGA
- a CDS encoding deoxynucleoside kinase, with protein MNLRETYGIPKNAVITIAGTVGVGKSTMTHALAQALGFRTSLENVDENPYLDRFYDDFEKWSFHLQIYFLAERFKEQKRIFEYGGGFIQDRSIYEDTGIFATMHKDQGTMDPVDFDTYTKLFEAMVMTPYFPHPDLLIYLDGPFETILSRIQERGRDMEQHTPVSYWEGLYNRYAKWIDSFNSCPVLRIDITDYDLVERPEEVEAIVERIGNMMNLSSLLKK; from the coding sequence ATGAATTTACGAGAAACATACGGCATTCCTAAAAATGCGGTGATCACCATTGCGGGTACCGTGGGTGTCGGAAAATCGACAATGACTCATGCACTTGCACAAGCACTTGGCTTCCGTACATCTTTGGAAAATGTCGATGAGAATCCGTATTTGGATAGATTTTACGATGACTTTGAAAAATGGAGCTTCCATTTACAGATTTATTTTCTGGCGGAACGTTTTAAGGAACAGAAACGAATTTTTGAGTATGGCGGCGGTTTCATCCAAGATCGTTCCATTTATGAGGATACCGGTATTTTTGCTACGATGCATAAAGATCAAGGCACGATGGATCCGGTCGATTTTGATACATATACGAAACTGTTTGAAGCGATGGTCATGACGCCGTACTTCCCGCATCCAGATCTGTTGATCTATTTGGATGGCCCGTTTGAGACCATCCTCTCCCGTATTCAAGAGCGCGGACGTGACATGGAACAGCACACACCCGTTTCATATTGGGAAGGGCTCTATAACCGGTATGCCAAGTGGATTGATTCTTTCAATTCATGTCCGGTGCTTCGGATCGATATTACCGATTACGATTTGGTGGAGCGGCCAGAAGAAGTCGAAGCCATTGTCGAGCGGATCGGGAATATGATGAATTTATCGAGTCTGCTTAAAAAGTGA
- a CDS encoding aspartate kinase, whose translation MKVCKFGGTSVASAEQIRKVVDIVTSDPERKIVVVSAPGKRFSDDIKVTDLLIRLAEAALQGEETEPHLKRVVDRFRDIAEELGLSNDVPNEIEKDLRNRLAYDKDDSLLYMDMMKAAGEDNNAKMIAAYFSLIGMEAKYVSPKEGGLLVNDRPHAVRALPEGDKNLSKLRDESALIVFPGFFGYTKDGTLRTFNRGGSDITGSIVAAAVEAELYENFTDVDSVFAANPTVIENPFPIKTMTYREMRELAYAGFSVFHDEALIPAFRKSIPVSIKNTNNPNAPGTSIVKERDYHEQQVIGIAADSGFTAIYVDKYLMNTEIGFGRRLLQIFEEEDISYEHTPSGIDNISLIIRTCYLTKAKEERIVARIYKDLDPDAVIVEHDYSMIVLVGEGMQYTTGLAARAATAIASTGANIEMINQGSSEVSLVFGVKVQDEDKILKSLYAEFFQKTSVHS comes from the coding sequence ATGAAGGTTTGCAAATTCGGCGGAACTTCCGTTGCATCTGCTGAGCAAATAAGAAAAGTTGTAGATATCGTGACATCTGACCCAGAACGGAAAATAGTCGTTGTTTCCGCGCCTGGCAAGCGTTTTTCCGACGATATTAAAGTGACCGATCTACTCATCCGGCTTGCGGAGGCCGCATTACAAGGGGAAGAGACAGAACCCCACTTGAAACGTGTTGTGGACCGATTCCGGGATATCGCAGAAGAGCTCGGCCTTTCAAATGATGTTCCAAATGAGATTGAAAAGGATTTGCGCAACAGACTGGCCTATGACAAAGATGATTCTTTATTATATATGGATATGATGAAAGCGGCTGGGGAGGATAACAATGCCAAGATGATTGCCGCCTACTTCTCACTAATCGGCATGGAAGCAAAATACGTCAGTCCGAAAGAGGGCGGGCTCCTCGTCAATGATCGTCCACATGCAGTCCGTGCTTTGCCTGAAGGAGATAAAAATCTTTCCAAGTTACGGGACGAGTCTGCTCTTATTGTGTTTCCAGGATTTTTCGGCTATACAAAAGACGGAACACTCCGTACTTTTAACCGAGGCGGCTCAGATATTACCGGCTCCATTGTAGCAGCAGCCGTGGAAGCGGAATTGTACGAGAATTTCACGGATGTTGACTCTGTTTTCGCAGCCAACCCAACGGTCATTGAAAATCCGTTCCCTATTAAGACTATGACCTACCGGGAAATGCGGGAGCTGGCTTATGCAGGCTTCTCTGTATTCCATGATGAAGCACTCATCCCAGCCTTCCGGAAGTCCATTCCCGTCAGCATAAAAAATACAAACAATCCTAATGCACCTGGTACATCCATCGTCAAAGAACGGGACTACCATGAGCAGCAGGTGATCGGAATTGCGGCGGACAGCGGCTTTACAGCCATTTACGTCGACAAGTATTTAATGAATACGGAAATTGGTTTCGGCCGCCGTCTTCTGCAAATTTTCGAGGAAGAGGATATTTCGTACGAGCATACACCATCCGGCATCGATAACATATCGCTCATTATCCGTACCTGCTATCTGACGAAAGCCAAAGAAGAACGGATTGTGGCACGGATCTATAAAGATTTGGATCCAGACGCAGTCATCGTAGAGCATGATTACTCGATGATCGTTTTGGTGGGAGAAGGCATGCAGTATACGACCGGATTAGCCGCACGTGCTGCTACTGCTATCGCAAGTACCGGGGCGAATATTGAGATGATTAATCAGGGATCCTCTGAAGTTAGCTTGGTTTTCGGCGTGAAAGTCCAGGACGAGGACAAAATTTTGAAGTCATTATATGCGGAGTTCTTCCAAAAGACTTCCGTTCATTCATAA
- a CDS encoding homoserine dehydrogenase, translating into MKNEINIGLLGFGVVGSGVAKILHEHRDDLSHKLGVPVKINKVLVKDVNKKRNTDLAAEIFTTDLDEIIADPAIDLIVEVIGGTNEAKQAIERSLRAGKGVVTANKDVMAQSGLELLQLADENRCDLFYEASVGGGIPLIRTLEDGLASDRIRALTGIVNGTTNFILTKMKHEKKTYEEALKEATELGFAEADPSADVDGIDAARKMVILASLAFSTDVRMEDVFVRGMKEIRKGDLELADQFGYTIKMAGSAKKDEDGIEVAVEPVFVPNSHPLASVNNEFNAVYVYGDAVGETMFYGPGAGSLPTATSVTGDIIAACRNLLLGVNGKRLHAPQFKCKIKSDNQKYARYFHRISVKDEVGVLTRLSAVYSNHGASLATVIQHADRNNGGVDLIMITHEISRQQHLDIKKELQNTPEVIEVLSFYRVEGETR; encoded by the coding sequence ATGAAAAATGAGATCAATATTGGTTTACTTGGTTTTGGGGTGGTCGGCAGCGGAGTCGCAAAGATCTTACACGAACACCGTGACGATTTGAGCCACAAACTGGGAGTACCTGTTAAAATAAATAAAGTTTTAGTGAAAGATGTAAATAAAAAAAGAAATACTGATTTAGCGGCAGAAATTTTCACTACGGATTTAGACGAAATTATAGCAGATCCAGCGATAGACCTCATTGTGGAAGTGATCGGGGGAACGAACGAAGCCAAACAGGCAATTGAACGTTCCTTGCGAGCGGGAAAAGGAGTCGTGACAGCCAATAAGGATGTGATGGCGCAATCCGGATTGGAATTGCTTCAATTAGCGGATGAGAATCGATGTGACCTTTTTTACGAGGCGAGCGTCGGGGGCGGCATTCCTTTGATTCGTACATTAGAGGATGGACTAGCCTCTGACCGGATCCGTGCACTTACCGGTATCGTCAACGGCACAACGAATTTCATTTTGACAAAAATGAAACATGAGAAGAAGACGTACGAGGAAGCGCTAAAGGAAGCGACGGAACTTGGGTTCGCTGAAGCAGATCCTTCTGCTGATGTGGATGGTATCGATGCGGCACGCAAAATGGTCATTTTGGCGTCTTTGGCCTTCTCAACCGATGTCCGCATGGAAGATGTTTTTGTCCGCGGCATGAAAGAAATACGGAAAGGCGACCTGGAACTCGCCGATCAATTTGGCTATACAATCAAAATGGCAGGGTCCGCAAAGAAGGATGAGGACGGTATCGAAGTGGCCGTGGAACCTGTATTTGTACCGAACTCTCATCCATTGGCCTCTGTTAACAATGAATTCAATGCGGTCTACGTGTACGGAGATGCTGTCGGGGAAACGATGTTCTATGGACCGGGAGCGGGCTCATTGCCAACTGCCACTTCCGTAACGGGGGATATTATTGCGGCATGCCGCAATCTGCTTCTCGGCGTCAACGGAAAACGGCTCCATGCGCCACAATTCAAGTGTAAAATTAAAAGTGACAACCAGAAATACGCACGCTACTTTCACCGCATTTCGGTGAAGGATGAAGTGGGTGTCCTGACGAGATTGTCCGCTGTTTACAGTAATCATGGCGCAAGTCTTGCTACTGTAATCCAGCACGCTGATCGGAATAATGGGGGCGTCGATTTAATTATGATCACCCATGAAATATCGCGCCAGCAGCATCTTGATATTAAGAAGGAACTACAAAATACACCTGAGGTAATTGAAGTGTTGAGTTTTTACCGGGTCGAGGGGGAAACACGATGA
- the thrC gene encoding threonine synthase, whose translation MRRWNGLLEEYKEWLPVTDETPALTLQEGNTPLIHLKNLSSQWGINLYVKTEGTNPTGSFKDRGMVMAVAKAKEEGKTALICASTGNTSASAAAYGARAGMKTIVVIPEGRIALGKLAQAKMYGAEIVAIEGNFDEALRMVREVGEGKIALVNSVNPYRLEGQKTIAFETIEQLGKVPDIFALPVGNAGNISAAWKGFKEYDEKKGSGTPKLLGVQADGAAPIVYDRVFEEPETVATAIRIGNPASWHLAKNALAESNGTILSATDEEILEAYRLLAATDGIFAEPASCATIAGIKKQLDAGLIEKGSSVVGVLTGNGLKDPETAIRVNEEKPFLSMDQFHEFLNGLKEEAM comes from the coding sequence ATGAGAAGATGGAATGGTTTGCTTGAGGAATATAAAGAATGGCTGCCTGTGACAGATGAAACACCAGCTCTAACTTTACAGGAAGGCAACACGCCATTAATTCATCTGAAAAACTTATCCAGCCAGTGGGGTATCAACCTATATGTGAAGACGGAAGGGACAAATCCGACGGGCTCCTTTAAAGACCGGGGCATGGTGATGGCTGTCGCCAAGGCGAAGGAAGAAGGAAAGACCGCTCTTATTTGTGCTTCTACCGGCAATACGTCTGCCTCTGCTGCAGCATATGGCGCACGTGCGGGAATGAAAACGATCGTTGTCATCCCGGAAGGACGCATTGCGCTTGGGAAACTGGCCCAGGCGAAAATGTACGGAGCGGAAATTGTAGCAATCGAAGGGAATTTCGATGAAGCGCTGCGCATGGTCCGCGAAGTCGGCGAGGGAAAGATCGCTCTCGTCAACTCGGTAAACCCATACCGTTTGGAAGGTCAGAAGACAATTGCTTTTGAAACGATTGAACAATTAGGGAAAGTGCCGGACATCTTTGCACTTCCGGTCGGCAATGCAGGGAATATCTCGGCAGCTTGGAAAGGCTTTAAAGAGTATGACGAGAAGAAAGGATCCGGCACGCCAAAATTGCTTGGTGTACAAGCGGACGGAGCGGCTCCAATCGTATATGATCGGGTATTCGAGGAGCCGGAGACAGTGGCGACTGCCATCCGGATAGGAAATCCCGCAAGCTGGCATTTGGCAAAGAACGCATTGGCCGAATCAAATGGCACTATACTTTCTGCAACTGATGAAGAGATTCTGGAAGCGTATCGGCTTCTTGCTGCAACCGATGGCATTTTTGCGGAACCGGCATCTTGCGCCACGATTGCAGGAATCAAAAAGCAGCTTGATGCAGGGCTGATTGAAAAAGGATCGTCCGTGGTTGGCGTGTTGACCGGTAATGGGCTGAAGGATCCGGAAACTGCTATTCGAGTCAATGAAGAGAAGCCGTTCCTATCAATGGACCAATTCCATGAATTCCTGAACGGGCTCAAGGAAGAGGCAATGTGA
- the thrB gene encoding homoserine kinase → MAGPLFSVVVPATTANLGPGYDSIGLALSLYMTVEVSESEEWKVCYIGDEYASLPRDESNLIVQTIIKVAAQYGKVISPHALRIVSDIPLGKGLGSSATAIAAGIEIADKLLGLSMSPNEKVRFGSQFEGHSDNVAAAILGGAVITYYVDNELYYLQLPNPAIGAVLLVPPHALKTTESRRLLPNELSHAVAVAGSAASSLLSAALAIGDWKLAGQMMERDRFHEPYRKELLPEFDRVREVCQQLGAYGMTISGAGPSIFVAVEKGKEQEMAAELEKKFPFYGALAVSTAPKGTFVQ, encoded by the coding sequence ATGGCAGGGCCGTTGTTTTCAGTAGTCGTACCTGCTACGACGGCCAATCTGGGACCCGGCTATGATAGCATCGGGCTCGCATTGTCCCTCTACATGACAGTGGAAGTATCCGAGTCGGAGGAATGGAAGGTTTGCTACATCGGTGATGAATATGCGAGTTTGCCGAGGGATGAGAGCAATCTAATCGTCCAGACCATTATCAAGGTTGCTGCACAATATGGGAAAGTGATCTCTCCCCATGCGCTTCGCATTGTTTCCGATATTCCCCTCGGTAAAGGCTTGGGCAGCAGTGCAACGGCGATTGCGGCAGGTATCGAAATTGCAGACAAGCTTCTTGGCTTATCTATGTCTCCAAATGAAAAAGTTCGGTTCGGAAGTCAATTCGAAGGGCATTCTGATAATGTGGCGGCCGCTATTCTCGGCGGTGCTGTCATTACGTATTACGTCGACAATGAACTGTATTACCTTCAACTGCCGAACCCTGCGATCGGGGCAGTCCTACTCGTCCCGCCCCATGCGTTGAAAACGACGGAGTCGAGAAGATTGCTACCGAATGAACTTTCACACGCAGTGGCGGTGGCAGGGAGTGCGGCCAGCAGTCTTTTGTCAGCTGCGCTTGCAATCGGCGACTGGAAGCTGGCTGGCCAGATGATGGAAAGGGATCGTTTCCACGAGCCATACCGAAAAGAATTGTTGCCGGAATTTGACCGCGTGCGGGAAGTATGCCAACAGCTTGGCGCATATGGCATGACGATTAGCGGCGCTGGCCCTTCGATCTTCGTCGCTGTAGAAAAGGGCAAGGAGCAAGAGATGGCGGCAGAACTGGAAAAGAAGTTCCCGTTCTATGGAGCACTGGCGGTGTCTACTGCGCCAAAAGGAACTTTTGTTCAGTGA
- a CDS encoding S-ribosylhomocysteine lyase, protein MKQMNVESFNLDHTKVAAPYVRLAGVSEGVNGDKIFKYDIRFCQPNKEHMEMPAIHSLEHMMAEFSRNHSEQVVDISPMGCQTGYYMALINHEDYEDVLSILEKTLHDVLEATEVPACNEVQCGWAASHSLEGAKELARKMLAKKDEWKNVYA, encoded by the coding sequence ATGAAACAAATGAACGTAGAGAGTTTTAATTTGGATCACACAAAAGTAGCAGCTCCTTACGTCAGGCTGGCCGGAGTCTCCGAGGGAGTAAATGGGGATAAGATTTTCAAGTACGACATCCGGTTCTGCCAACCGAACAAAGAGCATATGGAAATGCCGGCAATCCATTCTCTTGAACATATGATGGCGGAATTCAGCCGCAATCATTCTGAGCAAGTGGTCGATATTAGCCCAATGGGTTGCCAAACGGGATATTACATGGCGCTGATCAACCATGAGGATTATGAAGATGTGCTATCCATCCTGGAGAAAACATTACACGATGTATTAGAGGCGACTGAAGTGCCGGCTTGCAACGAAGTGCAATGCGGCTGGGCGGCAAGTCACAGTTTGGAAGGCGCTAAGGAACTTGCGCGGAAGATGCTCGCCAAAAAGGACGAGTGGAAGAACGTATATGCATAA